The Bacteroidales bacterium genome segment TCAGTTACAAACCATTGATCTTCCGGCCACATCTGTTAAAGAATTCTCCGAGCTGAATAAATCGGTGAAAAAATTATTAGACAATAATATCCGTGTGTATAATGAGCAGAAAAATTTCATTGAAAACGCTTCTCATGAAATGCAAACACCTTTGGCCATTGTGATCGGAAAGTTGGAATTATTAATGGATGAACCACTCAGTCGTGAACAGATGGAGGAGATCAGCCATGTGTTAAATATCCTGAACAGAATGAAACGACTGAACAAGCAATTATTATTACTGTCCAAAATAAGGAACAATCAATTTCCCGAGGGTAGTGAAATACACTTTACAGATGTTTTTGATAACGTCATTGATGAATTCCAGGAATTGATCGAACACAAGGGATTAACCCTGAATATCCGCAAGGAAGGCGACCCAGTATCGATCATGAACGAAGACCTGGCTTATATCATGATCACCAATCTGGTAAAAAACGCCATTGCCCATAATATTAGAAATGGAAACATCGACATATGCATCAAAGATGATCAGATGGTAATTTCCAATACCGGAAAGAAGATCGACAGCAATGTAGATATTTTTGAACGATATAATACCGGTGATCATCTTCCCGGATCTTCCGGAATAGGGCTTTCGATTGTAAAATCAATTGCCGACCTATACCATTTCGAAATTTCGCATAAATATAATAATCAACACATTACGACTTTAACTATAAAATAATTCATTTTTTAAGATTTTCCCAATTCTTTTCAGAATCATTTCTGACTTTTGTATTATGAATTTAATAAAATATTTTTCAATAAAATCAAAAGTCATGAAAAAGTTAATTGGATTAAGTTTAGTTGTCTTTTTATCATTTCAGCTAAATGCACAGACTATCACAAAAAATTACAGTAACGAAGAGATCGGGAAAATGATCACTGATTTCCAAAATGCCCACTCAAGAAATACCACACCGAGTGCTGAAATACTCCAGAAATTCCGGACAGATTTTCCTAACGCAAGGGATATAGAATGGGAAGTAGGTGGTGATACCTATGAAGTAGAATTCGATGTTAAATATACGGATTACAAAGCTTATTATGATAATAAGGGAAATCTGTTGATGTATACATATGACCTTTCGCCGCGACAATTACCGTCTATCGTGAAAAATGCCGTAATGGCCAAATATCACAAATATAAAATCGAAGATGTTAATATCATATATCAGGGAACTGAAGTGTTTTACAAGGTAGAAATAGAACATAATGAAATGCCTGATATGAAACTTATTGTCAAAGAAGACGGTAGCCTGGTAAAAGAATGGAATGACTAATTTATAAAAATTTAAAAAAATGAAAACAAATCTTTTAATTTTTGCACTGGTGGTGAGTGGTTTTGCATTCTCATCCTGTGATAAGGATGATGATAAGGTAATATCAAAAAGCGACTTACCGGAAACCGCACAGGCTTTTCTCAATACCTATTTTGCAGGTATTACCGAAACAAGGGTTGAAAAAGACAACGACAACTATGATGTTTACCTTTCCAATGGAATGGAAGTTGAATTCGATCTGAATGGAAACTGGAATGATATCGATGGAAACAGAAATCCTCTTCCGGCAACTATTTTGGATCAACTCCCGGTAACTATCTCCGAGTATCTGACCCTGAATCATGAAAATGCCTCCGTTTTCAGTATCGATAAAGAACCATACGGATATGAAGTGGATATGTCCAACGGTTGGGATGTGAAATTTAATTTTGAAGGAAAATTTTTATCACAAACGATAGATTAACCGACATTATATCTAGAAACAAAGAGGGTTGCTTCCGGAAAGGAAGCAACCCTCTTTGTTTGAGAAGAATGATAACTTGAAAAAAGTGTTTATTTTTGTACGGCTTAATCGCTAATTCCAATGCTTAATTCTTTCCTATGATGCAACGAATCACTTTTTTCATGTTTCTTATTATGATATTTCCTCTGTCTTATTCGCAAGAGATGAATGAGATGTGGGGTGAACAGATTTCCGGTTTGAATGTACAGGATGCAGGTCGAGGCCAACTGTTCCGCGATGGTAATTATGCCATGTTTATTCACTGGGGACTTTATTCTCAGATCGCTAACGAATGGAAAGGAAAGACTTATTATGGTATCGGGGAATGGATCATGAATAAAAATATGGCCAATATCCCGGTGAAAGAATACATGGAAGTGGCTAAAGATTTCAACCCGGTAAAATTCGATGCTGAAGGAATTGTACAGTTAGCCAAGGATGCTGGTATGAAATACATCATCATTACCAGTAAACATCACGATGGCTTCTCTATGTACCATTCAAAGGTAAATATGTTCAATATAGTAGATGCTACGCCTTTTGCCCGGGATCCTATGAAAGAATTGGCACAAGCATGTAAAAATGCAGGACTCGGATTCGGGTTTTATTATTCACATAACCAGGACTGGACAAATCCGGAGGGAACAATCATGCCGGAAGAAAGTGTTGATGATCCGGCTTCTTTTGAAAGTTATTTCAAATACAAATGCCTGCCTCAGGTAGAAGAGATCACCACGCAATACGGACGCATTGAACTGGTGTGGTTTGATACGCCGGGACGTATTTCACGTGAGAAAGTACAGCAACTGGTAGATATTGTCCGCAAAAATCAGCCACAGGCATACATTTCCGGAAGAGTGGGACATGGATTGGGTGATTACACAACTTTAGGCGATATGGAAGTACCAGTCAGGAACCACGATGGGATATGGGAAACCGTGGATGTGACCAATGACTCATGGGGATATGCCTGGTACGATCAGAACTGGAAAAATCCCAAAGAAATATTGATGCGCCTGATTTCAACTGTGGCCCGGGGTGGTACATACATGCTGAATATAGGTCCGAAACCGGATGGAAGCATTCCCGAGCAGGCAGCCTATTCGTTACGAAAATCCGGGGAATGGATACACCGTTACCCTCAGGTCGTATATGGTACGGATGCATCTCCATGGCAACATGCTTTACCCTGGGGAGATATAACCGTAAAAGACAAAAAACTTTTTTTATCCGTTTATGAATGGCCTGCTTCAGGAAAGATCTACCTGCCCGGACTACAAACAGATATTGTGTCAGTGGAGATACTTGCCGGAAAAAAACGTTCTAAACTAAAATTCAGTAAGGAACAGGGATGGACAATATTGGAATTACCATGCATTCCACCCGAAGAACTGGTCTCTGTGGTTGAATTAACTCTGAAAGATAAGGCAAAAGTTGAAACCACCCAGGCAATTGACCCGTACATGCCACTGATTTTGCCTGCTGATTTTGCTGAAACAAAGAATTGCCGGAAGAATAAAAAACAATGGATGGAAAAATTTGGTGAATGGAAACATGTCATGCAGATCGATCAATGGAAAGAGGGATCTGCTGCTATCTGGGAGATCAATTTTAAAGAAGCGGGTGATTATATGGTTGAATTAACCTATAGTGGAAAAGGTAAACTGGTATGGACCATTGAGAGTGAAACAGGGACAAAGATACAAAACCAGCAAAATTCATCAGCCATCTATCATACTTTTCCGTTTGGCTGGTTAAATATAGGAAAATCCGGTAAGCAAAAAATAACCGTTACCTTACAGGAGGGCGACAGAAATGCAGTAAGCCTAATGTCCCTCAAATTGAAAAAAGTGAATTGATCCCCTGGCAATAAAACCTTTCAGTATGATGCAACCCAATACCTGGTTTCTATTCTTTGGTTTTAATTACCATCGCACCATTCCGGGCTTTATCCCCATATTGTTTGATGGCTTCATCAGGAGCATAAGTAACTATACTACTGATATCGGATATATCAATACTTTTATTAGGATTCCATTTTTTTCCATTCAGTATAAAATTATAACCATTATCCTCAAATTTTTTGGCTAACATGATCGACATTTTATAATCCGGACTTCCTACCTTTGCAAGATATATTAAAGCATTTTCCATGTAATCAGGAAGTTGAAGATCTTTAAATAGTACTGGTTTTCCATTATACATGATCTCGTAATTATTTATTTTTTTCATTTCCGATTCTACTATCCCTGAATTTTCGTCGGTTGAAAAGTTGGTATTATATTCAAAATTAACTGTTTTACCAGTCTCCTCTGACCGGTATGTCCCAAATGTTCCATATTTTTTAGATGGGTCCTTGGATGAGGAAGTGACATTTACAGTTGAAGCATCACTTTTGACCGCCTTTTTTCGACAGTCCACAATCACCGGAAGTAGACGATCAATCATATTTCTATCATCTGTATTTAAGGCTATGTACTCCTTTTGAAAATGGCGTAATGACATTTCATTCCGCTTATTTTGATACACATTACCTACTGCATTCAACAACTGTGAATATTTCTCCGGGAGAACATTTTCATCACTTTCGATGATGATGTATTTAACAATCACTTCAAAATCCTCTCCTCCAATATTGATCCGGGCAATTTCATTGAAAAAATTCCTTTCTTTTTCGGCCACCAAAGCCGAAAGGATAAAAGCAGGCAATTCTTCCATAGAGGTACGTTTACCGTCCTTCAAAATATCTCCGGATTTATTCATGGCGATATACATACCTATGCTCTTATCCATTTTTCCACCATATGCAAGCTTATAAGCCCGGACAACGGAATTCCATGTTTCTTCATGGCCCAGGCTTTTGCTGATATCAACAGGAAGGGATTTACGAAGTTCTTCAAGAAACTTTTCTTCTGTCCAGTTCGTTTTTTCCTGCGTATTTTCTGTAACTTTGAACATTGAAATTTGTTCCAGTTCCCGTTTAATTTCGGGACGGGCAAAGGCTTGCAATAAGAGTGCAGCCAACGGAATAAAGAGCAAGGCTCTCCACCGGGCCCAGGTGCGGGTGTTTTGTTTGTTCATCATCTTGATCCGTTTTTTAATTTTACTTTGGGCAAAGCTGCTGGCCACAGAGTAACGGCTTGCGCCAGCAGCTTTTTCGATTAATAATAATTGGTATTGGGTTGCATTGATACCTTGTGATATTACGCTACGATCTGTTTCATATTCATGCAGGTTTTTTATTTCACGTTTTACTAACCATGTAAAAGGATTGAACCAGTGGATAATACATACGATACCTATCAGACACAGGTCTCCAAAATGTCCTTTACGAAGGTGGATCTCTTCATGGGCAATGATTTCTGTAGCAAACCGTTCGTAATCCATTTCCGATAGGACAATCCATCCTGCAAAAGAAAAGGAACTGACTTTCAGCGGAGAAACCAATACTCTCCGTCCCCTGTATAAAACGCGGTTGGCCGAAGAGATGATCCTTAAAACATGTACTATAGAGAATATAAAAAAAGAAAAAGAAATAACAGCCCCTATAATATATACCCATACATATATATTTGCAGAAAGTCCGGATGAGGATGCCCCCTGCTCTACTATCCCATGACTTTCTTCCGTTTGCATAACAGTATGTACTACTTCATTTGTGAGAAACAATTCTTCCAGTTGTTTAATAGGTAAATGCATCATAACTCCTTCACTGACCGGAATACGAATAAAAGGCATCGCCATGGACAACAGTATAATAGTGAGTAATATAAACCGGTTAAACCGGAAAAAAGTACCATGCTTCAGTAAAAGGACATACAAACCATAAAACAAGCTTAAACATATTGTCGACTGTATGACGTATAAAAAGAAAGTATTCATGATTTCTTCAATTTTGCGTAGAAAATATAATTGTTATCTCCCTCTGACACTGTATCTCTGAGTTGGGTCAGTTTCTGACGCATAATTTCAGTGATATTTTTGCCTGAAAGCACTTTTTCCAGGTCTTCCAATAAATCCCCTGGATCATAATTCCTTACATAATATCCGTTAGAAAAAGCATATGACGGCCCTCCTATTTCCAGATCACCGAAATAATCATTTTTTAGTTTGAAAAAACTACCTTTTAAAGTTGACTTTTCGACAAAGAAAAATGTATTATTCTGGGTATCCGTGAGATGATCATTAATGATTTTCAGTTCGGCCAAATTTCCCAAATAATGGTCCGGCAGTTCTACATAAGAATGAATAGGTATTTTAGGGGATTCAAAGTTCATGGTAAACCTGGGAATCAATTGGTTGGTTGCTGTATCATAATGATACAACGTATCCTGACGGGATTCATATGCAAATAAGTATACATCCATGGATGATGTGTTTTTACTGGTCATCACATCGTTGTTATAGCCGGTAAAGGCGCCCGATGCATCACGCGGATCAATGGCAAGATGCCCGGGAGCAATACTGCTGATGATTTCTCCCGACATTTTCTGGGTCCAGGCTACATATGGGCTCCCCATCCAGGGAATGGCAATCACAGAAATCATTGTTCCGGAAGGATCAACAAAAAGCTTTCCTTTAGATACATTCATTGGTAACCGGATCGGATCAAGGATTTTACCGGTTAAATCATACACCAGAATAGTTTGTGTTCCCCATGGGAAAATATAAATGCGGTTGTTCTTTTCATCCATTATCTCATCATTTGTCGTTCGATATTCGCCGGGACCTTTTCCATAAGAGCCTATCCGGGTAATAAACCGACCTTCCCTGGTAAACAGTTTATATGGATTATTCCCCGAACCTTTTACCAGAATATATTTTTCACCAATAATGACGGAATTGGTAGATACCAATGCATGTTCGCTGTTCTCTAACTTCACCATCTGCATTTCTTCCGTGAAATAACTTAACGGGAGTATCACCGTATCCTTTAATAGGGAGCGGTCGCAAACGACGATCTCATGTTTTCCGGATGTATAGACATCAGCCACTTTTTTAGTATTTTTCAGATCCTGGGAACATCCTGAACAGATCAATAATAAGCATATAATGACCGTATTTTTCATGGCATTTGATTTATCGCTTGGATTGACCAGCTCTTCTTTGACTGTGGCCTATTTGCTCACTTTTCCCTGTTTCCACTTCACGGATCAAAGCTTTTAGTTCATCGATAGACAACGCTTCCTCTTCAATCAATGTTGAAACAACCATTCTGTATGAATTATCAAAATACTTGGTAACTACATTCTTCAGAGTCGCCCTCTTATATTCCTCTTCCGTTACTGATGCGGCATATTGATAAGTATTGCCATATGCGGTGTAACTAAGGAACCCTTTTTCCTCCAGTCCTCTTACAACTGTTGATAATGTGTTGTAATGTGGCTTCGGATCCGCATAATATTCATGGATCTGCTTTACAAACAATGGTCCTTTTTCCCAGAAAAATGACATGATCTCTTCTTCTTTAGCCGTGAGACGTTTCATGATAAATGATAAATGATAAATAATGAATGATAAATAATGAATGATAAATAATGAATGATAAATAATGAATGATAAATAATATGCAAGTATAACTATTAATTTTAGTTTTCAAACTATATAATTTAGTTTTTTAACTATTTTTATTAGTTTTAAAAAACCAATAATTTTAACACGCTTATATAAAGTGATTTATTTATATTTTCTAAAATTGAACAACAGCTAAAAGATGTAATTTTACAGATGAAAACAATCTTTGAACATTTTAATCATGATGAATCATAAGTATTTCTTATTTTTGTTCTCTGAATCATTTTATATGTCAGGTATAAATAAAATCAAACAACCTATCGCAGAAGAGCTAAAAGCATTTGACCGTCAGTTCAAACAGTCTCTTAAAAGTGATGTCTTTTTACTGAATCTCATTACACAATATGTCTTAAAAACAAAAGGGAAACAAATACGTCCTTTGCTGGTTTTTCTTTCGGCGAAATTATTCGGGGAAATAGGAGAAAAAAGTTATGCTGCCGCATCATTGGTGGAACTATTACATACCGCTTCGTTGGTACATGATGATGTAGTGGATGATGCCAATGAAAGACGTGGACTTTTCTCTGTCTATGCTCTCTGGAAATCCAAAACGGCAGTGTTGTTTGGAGATTATTTATTGGCCAGGGGATTAATGGTGTCTGTAGAAAATCAGGCTTATGACTTGCTAAGAATTGTCTCATTGGCCGTAAAAGAAATGAGTGAAGGGGAATTATTACAACTGGAACATTCCCGTAAACAGAATATCACTGAAGAAGAGTATTTCACGGTTATCCGTAAAAAAACGGCGACACTTATTGCTGCATGTACCGAATCGGGAGCTCAATCAACCGGTGCAAACCCTGAACAGATAGAAAAGATGAAACAATTCGGAATATATCTGGGAATGATTTTTCAGATCAAAGATGATTTGTTTGATTATTTACCGACTGGGCTTGTAGGAAAACCTGCAGGAAATGACATCAAAGAAAAAAAATATACACTTCCTTTAATCTATGCCTTAGAGCAGACACCCGAAAATGACAGGAAAAAAATCATCAAACTGATCAACAGTTCGGCATCCGATTCAAAAAAACTAAAAACGGTCACTGATTTTGTCGTCCAAAACGGAGGATTGACTTATTGCTACAAGGTAATGGATGAATTCAGCCGGAAAGCCATAGATATTATACACAGCTTTCCGCAAAGTGATGTTACAACTGCTTTAGAAGAAGTGGTTTCTTATGTTGTTCAAAGAAAAAGTTAAGCCAACTAGTCTTTTTCTGATCCTCTGGGAATAAGCAATTCTGTAATCTTACCGATCAGATTCTTTAATCGCTTCTGGTCTCTTGATGTACTGATATCGATATTGCAAAAACTGGATTGATTCCGGTGTAATACCAAATAATATATACTGGAGACTAGAATGGCAGCTATCATTTCAAAATCGACATCCGATCCTTCAAAATATTTATTGAAACTATGCAGGATTTCACGTCCCATTTCCTCCCTAAGCCCTGCAATATATTTAGGAATCCCTTTGTTTTCCGATAATTCCCAAAGAAGGAAAGCCTGCAATTCTTCGTTCTTCATAACATCTTCGAACTGCTTTATGATCATATCCCTTCCCGATTCGATCAGATTTTTTCCATCGTTGTTAATTGGCTCCTGAAATACACCCAGCCAATAATCATTGGCAAGGACATACTGTTCCAGCAGATTATCAAAACTACCAAAATGATAATAGAGAGATGATTTATCCACTCCTGCAACTTCCGCCACCCTGTTCACACCTAATTTTTGATATCCTTCCTTACGGAGGACCGTACCAACAGCCTTAATAAATTTTTGTTTGCTGATGAGTTTCTTCTTAGTGCGCGTACCACTCCTTTTTTCTTTTTCCACCGTTGTAATAAATAAGATTGATCATGCAAATATAAATTGAATCTATTTATAATACAATACTTTGCAGTTATTTTTTTGCGTTTAATAAAATCATAAAAACCTGTTACTTTTTTACAGAATATATTTACAGGAAAACCATAGTGTCCCAAAATAACCAAAAAATATTCATTCCGTTACTTTAACTTAACCAAAGGTTGATTCAGCCCATTCACCACATTTTTCACGACCTCGTATTTTTTTATACTTTCAAAAAGCTTGGTTAAGTTTTTAAATCCATAAGCACGTGAATCAAAACTAGGATCGATTTTCCGTAAACTTAAACCTACCTGGGCAATATATACTTCATCATCCTCTCCCAAAGATATATTAAATGCTTTATCAATGAGGGCAATATCCAACTGTTCCCTTTTATGCTGAAGATTCTCTTTTTCAGGAGATAATTTCAGATTTCCGATTTCACTGATATCCTCAGTTGAAGCAATATTTTCCAGATAAGTGAAAATCTCACAGGATTGGATAAAAGCACTAGGTGTTTTCTTTTCCCCGATTCCCATTACAAATATACCCTCTTCCCGTATCCTTTTCGCTAAACCGGTATAATCACTATCACTGGATACAATACAAAACCCGTCTACATTTTTTCCGTGGAGGATATCCATAGCGTCTATAATCAGAGAACTGTCCGTGGAATTTTTACCGGTAGTATAGGAGAACTTTTGTACAGGATTAAAAGAATAAAGATTCAGACCTTCTTTCCATCCGTTCATTTGATTGGATGTCCAGTCGCCATATATTCTTCTTATGGTCGCTTTTCCATACTTTGAAACTTCTTCGAGAATGGCTTGAAAGAGTTTTGGCTGAGAGTTATCTCCATCAATTAAGACAGCGATATTAAATCCTTTCTTATCCATATTTTCAATTTTATTCGGCTGTGTTCAACTCAGGTTAATCATTTTATTCTTAATGCTTCTGTATTTTTAGCAATCTTATGCGAAGATAATATATAAAAAAACAAATATCAAACTTTTCTTCCCGATAACCGTTATTACTCCTGTAATCCTTATCTTTTTTATTAATATCAACTCCGGATTTTCGAATCGCTTTGCTTCCGATACTTTAGTAAGTAAAATCCGGTTGTTCAATTTATTCATTTCAGTACCTGAAAATATCAGTTCAGGATATTTTTCCGCCAAAGACCTTTTTTCCTTAATAATTTCACCAAATGAATAGACAGAGTTTGAAATGACAAGAAAAAAAAATAAATACTGGCTTCTGTTAATCATATTATTTCCGTTTTCTGTAGCCGGTTCCGATATCGAAAAAAAAATATCCGCACCTAAAGTTGGAGTGGTTCTTAGTGGAGGAGGAGCAAAAGGATTTGCGCACATTGGGGTATTGAAAGTATTGGAAGAGGAAGGTATTCCTGTTGATATTATTGTCGGTACCAGTATGGGAAGTCTTGTCGGTGGCGTTTATTCCCTGGGATATAATGCCGATGAAATTATGGAAATTGTCCATAAGATACAATGGGAATCTTTATTAAGTGACGCTGTACTGAGAACCGAACTTTCCTATAATGAAAAGACCCTTAGTCAACGATATCAACTATCATTGCCACAGAGTGCAAAAGGAGCATTGACACTTCCCAAAGGACTGGTCAGGGGGCAAAATGTGATCAATCTTTTTTGCGGACTGACGGCTAATGTACCTGTTGATGCCGATTTTTTATCCTTCCCGATACCATATGCATGTGTAGCAGCCAACATACAAACAGGCGAGGAAGTAGTAATGACCGATGGTTTCTTACCGGAAGCTATGTTCGCCAGTATGGCTTTCCCGGGTTTTTTCCATCCGATGGAACGAAACGGCAAATTACTGATAGATGGTGGTGTTGTGAATAATTTCCCGGTAGATGTCGCTAAAAATATGGGGGCGGATATTATCATTGGTGTTGATGTGACCGGAAATTTTACCGGAAAAGAAGATTTTCAATCTATGTTTGGGATACTTGGACAACTTGTCTGCTTTATGGGAATGGAAAAAGATTCGCTGAACAAGGCCCTTTGTGATATTACTATTCGTCCTGACATAACGGGTTATTCGGTAGCGAGTTTCAATCATGCAGCCGCAGACACTTTAATTAACCGGGGGATAGCTGCAGCTGATTCATTCAGGGAAGTACTCCGGAAACTGAAAACAGAACATGGACTTTGCAAGGAAAACAACAAAGAGAAACTGGTTTTATCTGAAAAGTGGAAAATCACGAAGATATCCATATCCGATGATCTGGAAATAGATAAAAGCATCATCCTTCATAAGATGTCACTTGAAATTCCCGGTGTATACTCCTATGAAGAAATAAAGGCATCAATTGACCGGCTTTACGGTACGGATGGTTTTGAACGCGTTTATTTCAGCCTTAATGATAATCAAAACGGAAAAACGTTGAATCTGAATATTACTCCTAAAAAATCTATTTCATTAAACATTGGTTTTAAAGCTAATACAACCGATGCTGCCGCAGTACTCCTGAATGCTACCCGCAAAGATATATCCAAGACCATCGGATATTTTTCATCCGGCGCGGAACTATCTATCAATCCGGGAGTTACCATGATTGCTGAAACCAAAGGTATCGGCTTTCCTACATTGGGATTCATGATGAAAGCTAAATACCAGAATTACAGATTCTTTCAGGATGGAAAAAAGCAATTTTCTTCCGATATTTTTCATGCAAGCGCTTCCGTTTATGTTGACAGACGACTGAATAACGGATTGACCTTAAGTGTAGGAACAGTCTTCGATTATTTTAATAAAAATACCTTTTATAAATCCGATTATATCCCTCCTGACTTGAAAAATAAAGCAGAAGTGATGGCAAATGGCTACATTTCATTCCAGTGTGATAATTTGAATAATTTTTATTTTCCGACCAGAGGGGTAAGTTTCCTTATTAAATATTCGATTTATACACCGTTGAGGAGTGAAAAAGAATTCGGCAATGACATACTGGTGAATTTCCGGTCGGCGGTTCCTGCCGGAAAGAGAACTACATTTTTGTTTGATATATATAACAGGTCATTACTGAATGAGCATTACCCGCATATTAAATCGAACCTGGTCGGAGGCGAAGGTTATTCCATTTATTTCGAAAATCACCTTCCATTAACGGGAATGCCTCCGTTTACCATCGCCGGAGAGCAGGCTACTGTGTTGAAAGCAGGGGTCAGATTCAGGCTTTTCAAAAACCACTTTCTCACCTTCTCATATAATGAACTGTATCAGGGCAACAAGAGGTTTCAATTCAATGAAAATATGACCATCAGAGGGGCAAGTGCAAATTTTGCCCTAAAAACAATATTGGGTCCTATTGACGTTGGCGCCGGACTCCATTTTTCAAAAGAGTATTGTAAGCCGGGATTTTCTGCCAACTTAGGACTTTGGTTCTAGTCAAACAAGAACAGTTCGGCACATTTTATTGAAAGTTCAATCGATGAAAGATAACTATTCCGGACAACAGTTTTTTGAATGATCAGGTTATTTTTGTTAATGACCTCATGGTAAATCCTGAAGTCATCAAATATTAATCAGCATAAAAATATAAATGTTATGGCAAAAATTTCGGAAATCATGCTCCTGCAACAAGCAGAACAACCTGCATTAACCATTGATGCGACAACTGATATGAATGGAATGTCGCAAATAATCGGTGAGAGTTTTATGAAAATTGCGGCATATATGGAAGAATGCGGCGAGATACCTACAGATATTCCTTTTGTCGCTTATCCGGATTTTGAAAGTTTGAATGAAAAGACGATCAGGATGACGATCGGATTCAAGCTGGCAAAAGCATTACCCGGAAAAGGGGAGATCAAATCAATTCGATTACCTGCAGAAAAGATAGTTTTTTGTCTTCACCGTGGGACTTATGACGAGCTGGCAAAATTATATAACGAAATGATGGAATGGATCAAAACCAAGGGGTATCATGGAACCGGAACATCGGTGGAATACTACTATACAGGTCCGGATGTTCCTGAAAGCGAGCATGTAACCAGAGTAGAGATGTCACTGAAATAAAAACATGTAAATCACTGGCATTCAAAATAAGACTTGTTCGTAAATACACGAATAAACAAAAATTTAAGTATTTACGGACAAGTTTTGGGATTTATCATTTTAATCAATATTCCATGGAGGAACGTTCATCATTTTTATATACATTTGTCTGTAAAATATATTATATAGTCTGATAATAAATGGGAAAGTTTGCTAAATGGATAGGTGGCGGATTAGGTTGGGCCTTTGGCGGACCTATCGGTGGAATATTAGGTTTTATGGCCGGATCACTTTTTGATAGTCTGGATGTCAATATTATCGGAAAACCGGACGGAAAGACTACTATGGGGGATTTTGCCGTAAGCCTGCTGGTACTGATTGCTGCCATCATGAAAGCCGATGGGAAAGTGCTGAAATCAGAACTGGATTATGTAAAACAATTTCTGAGACAGAATTTCGGCGAAAAAGAATCGGTTGAGGCTTTAGGTATGCTTAAGGAATTGTTGAAACAAAATATTCCCGTGGAAGAGGTCTGTGGACAGATACGTCGTCACCTTGACTATTCTTCCCGTCTGCAGCTGGTTCATTTTTTATTCAACCTGGCCAATATCGACGGTCCGGTAACACCTGCTGAACAACGCCTACTCGATATCATTTCCGTAAAT includes the following:
- a CDS encoding M56 family metallopeptidase, which translates into the protein MNTFFLYVIQSTICLSLFYGLYVLLLKHGTFFRFNRFILLTIILLSMAMPFIRIPVSEGVMMHLPIKQLEELFLTNEVVHTVMQTEESHGIVEQGASSSGLSANIYVWVYIIGAVISFSFFIFSIVHVLRIISSANRVLYRGRRVLVSPLKVSSFSFAGWIVLSEMDYERFATEIIAHEEIHLRKGHFGDLCLIGIVCIIHWFNPFTWLVKREIKNLHEYETDRSVISQGINATQYQLLLIEKAAGASRYSVASSFAQSKIKKRIKMMNKQNTRTWARWRALLFIPLAALLLQAFARPEIKRELEQISMFKVTENTQEKTNWTEEKFLEELRKSLPVDISKSLGHEETWNSVVRAYKLAYGGKMDKSIGMYIAMNKSGDILKDGKRTSMEELPAFILSALVAEKERNFFNEIARINIGGEDFEVIVKYIIIESDENVLPEKYSQLLNAVGNVYQNKRNEMSLRHFQKEYIALNTDDRNMIDRLLPVIVDCRKKAVKSDASTVNVTSSSKDPSKKYGTFGTYRSEETGKTVNFEYNTNFSTDENSGIVESEMKKINNYEIMYNGKPVLFKDLQLPDYMENALIYLAKVGSPDYKMSIMLAKKFEDNGYNFILNGKKWNPNKSIDISDISSIVTYAPDEAIKQYGDKARNGAMVIKTKE
- a CDS encoding 6-bladed beta-propeller: MKNTVIICLLLICSGCSQDLKNTKKVADVYTSGKHEIVVCDRSLLKDTVILPLSYFTEEMQMVKLENSEHALVSTNSVIIGEKYILVKGSGNNPYKLFTREGRFITRIGSYGKGPGEYRTTNDEIMDEKNNRIYIFPWGTQTILVYDLTGKILDPIRLPMNVSKGKLFVDPSGTMISVIAIPWMGSPYVAWTQKMSGEIISSIAPGHLAIDPRDASGAFTGYNNDVMTSKNTSSMDVYLFAYESRQDTLYHYDTATNQLIPRFTMNFESPKIPIHSYVELPDHYLGNLAELKIINDHLTDTQNNTFFFVEKSTLKGSFFKLKNDYFGDLEIGGPSYAFSNGYYVRNYDPGDLLEDLEKVLSGKNITEIMRQKLTQLRDTVSEGDNNYIFYAKLKKS
- a CDS encoding BlaI/MecI/CopY family transcriptional regulator; this translates as MKRLTAKEEEIMSFFWEKGPLFVKQIHEYYADPKPHYNTLSTVVRGLEEKGFLSYTAYGNTYQYAASVTEEEYKRATLKNVVTKYFDNSYRMVVSTLIEEEALSIDELKALIREVETGKSEQIGHSQRRAGQSKR
- a CDS encoding polyprenyl synthetase family protein — encoded protein: MSGINKIKQPIAEELKAFDRQFKQSLKSDVFLLNLITQYVLKTKGKQIRPLLVFLSAKLFGEIGEKSYAAASLVELLHTASLVHDDVVDDANERRGLFSVYALWKSKTAVLFGDYLLARGLMVSVENQAYDLLRIVSLAVKEMSEGELLQLEHSRKQNITEEEYFTVIRKKTATLIAACTESGAQSTGANPEQIEKMKQFGIYLGMIFQIKDDLFDYLPTGLVGKPAGNDIKEKKYTLPLIYALEQTPENDRKKIIKLINSSASDSKKLKTVTDFVVQNGGLTYCYKVMDEFSRKAIDIIHSFPQSDVTTALEEVVSYVVQRKS
- a CDS encoding TetR/AcrR family transcriptional regulator — protein: MEKEKRSGTRTKKKLISKQKFIKAVGTVLRKEGYQKLGVNRVAEVAGVDKSSLYYHFGSFDNLLEQYVLANDYWLGVFQEPINNDGKNLIESGRDMIIKQFEDVMKNEELQAFLLWELSENKGIPKYIAGLREEMGREILHSFNKYFEGSDVDFEMIAAILVSSIYYLVLHRNQSSFCNIDISTSRDQKRLKNLIGKITELLIPRGSEKD